The proteins below come from a single Eubacterium limosum genomic window:
- the nadA gene encoding quinolinate synthase NadA has protein sequence MNEMVERILELKKEKDVVILAHYYVTGDIQDIADYVGDSYLLSKKAAEASEKVILFCGVEFMGESAKILSPDKTVLMPDMEADCPMAHMVTPEDIRQLKEECPDAAVVCYINSTAETKACADVCVTSSNAERVVAAMPQKEIYFVPDSNLGRHIAEKLPEKTFYFHNGFCPTHARISEALVRRAKEDHPGAKVLMHPECIPEALALADYIGSTSGIIDFPGKDGGDSYIIATEEGVMHQMKKQYPDKAFYMVDDLCICENMKKNTLEKILNTLETFDNTMEMDEKLRVQASCSLKKMHELAQ, from the coding sequence ATGAACGAGATGGTTGAGCGGATTTTAGAGCTCAAAAAGGAAAAGGATGTCGTGATTCTGGCACACTATTACGTGACCGGTGACATCCAGGATATAGCTGATTATGTGGGAGATTCCTACCTGCTCAGCAAAAAAGCAGCAGAGGCCAGTGAAAAGGTCATCCTGTTCTGCGGCGTCGAATTTATGGGAGAGAGCGCGAAAATCCTGAGCCCGGATAAAACCGTGCTCATGCCAGATATGGAGGCCGACTGCCCAATGGCCCATATGGTAACGCCTGAGGATATCCGGCAGCTCAAGGAAGAATGTCCCGATGCGGCTGTGGTCTGCTATATCAACTCAACCGCCGAAACCAAGGCCTGTGCCGATGTCTGCGTCACCTCATCCAACGCTGAGCGGGTTGTGGCCGCCATGCCTCAGAAGGAAATCTACTTTGTGCCGGATTCCAATCTCGGCCGCCATATTGCTGAAAAGCTGCCGGAAAAAACCTTCTATTTCCACAATGGCTTCTGTCCGACTCATGCCCGCATCAGCGAAGCACTTGTCAGGAGGGCAAAGGAAGACCACCCCGGCGCCAAGGTGCTCATGCATCCCGAGTGTATCCCGGAGGCCCTGGCTCTGGCCGACTATATTGGAAGCACCTCGGGTATCATCGACTTTCCGGGAAAGGATGGCGGCGACAGCTATATCATCGCTACTGAGGAAGGCGTTATGCACCAGATGAAAAAGCAGTACCCGGACAAGGCCTTTTATATGGTCGATGACCTCTGTATCTGCGAGAATATGAAGAAAAATACTTTGGAAAAAATCCTGAATACCCTTGAAACCTTTGACAATACAATGGAAATGGATGAGAAGCTGCGTGTGCAGGCATCCTGTTCCCTTAAAAAAATGCACGAGTTAGCACAGTAA